A genomic stretch from Candidatus Lernaella stagnicola includes:
- a CDS encoding Na/Pi cotransporter family protein: MILEFTFKVAGGLGMFLLGMRQMSGGLQSIAGDSLRRIIDLLTSNRIAAVCVGFVITGVIQSSSITSVMVVGFVNAGLMNLTQAIGVIMGANIGTTITGWIIAIKVTKYALPMIALGAFVFLFSKREKPQLYGQVLYGLGMVFFGLHLMKDGFSPLRESEQIMVWLNHFGAGGLSSLMLTLAVGAGVCMLIQSSSAFIGIVMAMSSTGLLDFETSVALVLAANIGTTITAQLAALGTNVHARRAARAHMIFNVVGVLLTLLVFHRFIDIVDALVPNDPNLLAPDGTRPYVMTHLAMATTIFNVAFVLLFLPFVQYLAAFVAWALPDHGTQEQHLIVVDERFLETPALALEQARREVIKMSGLVKEMLDKGRALFLMESGRTTAAREIFTMEVSVDEMQKEYSIFLARLLQASLTREESEEARELIRISDELESIGDFAENLAKCYMRAKKNKTVFTTAAKADIERIGRHIGEYFDLILEAFEGQDTTLMPEAKSRGETINALADEIRNNHLGRLDGGQCDALSGLIFSDVVVSLRRIKNHTFNIAEAVALQK, translated from the coding sequence ATGATCCTGGAATTCACGTTCAAAGTCGCTGGCGGCCTCGGGATGTTTCTGTTGGGTATGCGACAAATGTCCGGCGGGCTCCAATCGATCGCCGGCGATTCCCTCCGCCGCATTATTGACCTCCTTACCAGCAATCGTATTGCCGCCGTATGCGTCGGCTTCGTCATCACCGGGGTCATTCAATCCAGCTCCATCACATCCGTGATGGTCGTGGGCTTCGTCAACGCGGGCCTGATGAACCTTACGCAGGCGATCGGCGTGATTATGGGCGCCAATATCGGCACCACTATCACGGGTTGGATTATCGCGATCAAGGTGACGAAATACGCGTTGCCGATGATTGCCCTGGGCGCGTTCGTGTTCCTGTTTTCCAAACGGGAGAAGCCGCAGCTTTACGGTCAGGTGCTATACGGGCTGGGCATGGTTTTTTTCGGTCTGCACTTGATGAAAGACGGCTTTTCGCCGTTGCGCGAGTCCGAGCAGATTATGGTCTGGCTGAATCACTTCGGCGCCGGCGGCCTGAGTTCGCTTATGCTGACGCTCGCAGTGGGGGCAGGCGTATGCATGCTCATCCAGTCCAGTTCGGCCTTCATCGGCATCGTCATGGCCATGAGTTCGACCGGACTATTGGATTTCGAGACGTCCGTCGCGCTGGTGTTGGCGGCGAATATCGGCACGACGATCACCGCCCAACTTGCGGCCTTAGGCACTAATGTCCACGCCCGCCGCGCGGCGCGCGCCCATATGATCTTCAACGTCGTCGGCGTGCTGTTGACGCTGCTCGTATTCCACCGATTTATCGATATCGTCGACGCTCTCGTGCCCAATGATCCGAATCTACTCGCACCGGACGGCACGCGACCGTACGTGATGACCCATCTCGCGATGGCCACGACGATTTTCAACGTGGCTTTCGTTCTGCTGTTCCTCCCCTTTGTCCAATACCTGGCGGCTTTTGTGGCGTGGGCGCTACCCGATCACGGTACCCAGGAACAACACCTGATTGTGGTGGACGAACGTTTCCTTGAAACGCCCGCTCTCGCGTTGGAACAAGCTCGTCGCGAGGTCATCAAAATGAGCGGCTTGGTCAAGGAAATGCTTGACAAGGGCCGGGCCTTGTTTTTGATGGAATCGGGCCGCACAACCGCAGCTCGCGAGATTTTCACGATGGAAGTCTCCGTTGACGAGATGCAAAAGGAATACTCGATCTTTTTGGCCAGGCTGCTGCAGGCTTCGCTGACCCGGGAGGAAAGCGAAGAAGCCCGTGAATTGATTCGCATCTCCGACGAACTGGAAAGCATCGGTGATTTTGCCGAAAACCTGGCCAAATGCTATATGCGCGCCAAGAAGAACAAAACGGTTTTCACAACGGCGGCCAAAGCGGATATTGAGCGTATCGGCCGACACATCGGCGAATATTTCGATCTCATTCTCGAGGCTTTCGAGGGACAGGATACGACCCTGATGCCCGAAGCGAAAAGCCGCGGCGAAACCATCAACGCGTTGGCCGATGAAATCCGTAACAACCATCTCGGTCGCCTAGATGGCGGCCAGTGCGACGCGTTGTCCGGATTGATCTTTTCCGACGTTGTGGTCTCACTGCGACGCATCAAGAACCACACCTTCAACATCGCCGAGGCGGTCGCCCTGCAAAAATAA
- a CDS encoding CDP-alcohol phosphatidyltransferase family protein, whose protein sequence is MPAKHSKLHYFGASEEEYFHKVADRRTQFVRPLAMFFVHRNVRSDTLTLASFLLLAFFFFPLFGLENYLAAWVILIISILLDGFDGPVARLGRYASDKGALLDIMNDITAMVIVGLTAIHFGHAVPLLGGLYIVTYLYMIVLIIARNVMEQPFRFVFKSKYYLFIFLLIKVHFHIDILNWFLLVFSVYQIGVTIQGMVHLRRTLPGVLGAGTRTAWPGTDVLARREKQLSRRTERRIRIREHIQRLRGRL, encoded by the coding sequence ATGCCGGCAAAACACAGCAAATTGCACTACTTCGGCGCGTCCGAAGAAGAGTATTTCCACAAGGTCGCCGACCGGCGTACGCAATTTGTGCGGCCGCTGGCCATGTTCTTCGTTCACCGCAACGTGCGCTCGGACACGCTGACGCTGGCCAGCTTTCTTTTGTTGGCGTTTTTCTTCTTCCCGCTTTTCGGCCTGGAAAACTACTTGGCGGCCTGGGTGATTCTCATCATCTCGATTCTTCTGGACGGCTTCGACGGTCCGGTGGCGCGGCTGGGGCGCTACGCATCGGACAAGGGCGCGTTGCTGGACATCATGAACGATATTACGGCGATGGTGATCGTAGGGCTGACGGCGATCCACTTCGGCCACGCGGTGCCGTTGTTGGGCGGTCTGTATATCGTCACGTATCTGTACATGATCGTGCTGATCATTGCGCGCAACGTAATGGAGCAGCCCTTTCGTTTCGTATTCAAATCAAAGTACTACTTGTTTATTTTCCTACTGATCAAAGTGCATTTCCATATCGACATTTTGAACTGGTTCCTGCTGGTGTTCAGCGTGTACCAGATTGGCGTAACGATCCAAGGCATGGTGCACCTGCGGCGGACTCTGCCCGGTGTACTGGGCGCCGGTACCCGCACGGCATGGCCGGGTACGGACGTGTTGGCGCGGCGTGAAAAGCAGCTCTCGCGCCGGACCGAACGCCGGATACGCATCAGGGAACATATCCAACGTCTGCGGGGGCGGTTATGA
- the tsaD gene encoding tRNA (adenosine(37)-N6)-threonylcarbamoyltransferase complex transferase subunit TsaD — protein sequence MKILGVETSCDDTSAAVVTDGRTVHSCIVSSQNEFHRRFGGVVPEVASRAHMEVIDAVCADALERAGVSVDGIDAVAVTNGPGLVGSILVGLGFAKGFAYARDLPFLGVNHLEGHIAAAFLDAEEPHFPFTALVVSGGHTHLYEVQDFFTMKLLGQTVDDAAGEAFDKVAKLLGLDFPGGIAIDRLAREGDERAFDLPRPMLHSGDLMMSFSGLKTAVRRLVEQAGGPDKLPLADVAASFQAAVVDTLVAKSAAAMERAEHRRLVICGGVSANSRLRAAAAEACEARGLSLVMPSLAYCTDNAAMIAGAGYHRLVAGQRSGLDLNSYATLSGAPA from the coding sequence ATGAAAATTCTTGGTGTCGAAACCAGTTGTGACGATACATCGGCCGCCGTGGTCACCGACGGGCGCACCGTTCACTCCTGCATCGTAAGCAGTCAAAACGAGTTTCACCGGCGATTCGGCGGTGTCGTACCCGAAGTGGCCAGCCGCGCCCACATGGAGGTTATCGACGCCGTGTGTGCCGACGCCCTCGAACGCGCCGGCGTGTCGGTCGACGGAATCGACGCCGTGGCGGTCACCAACGGCCCGGGCCTGGTCGGCTCCATCCTCGTCGGCCTGGGCTTCGCCAAGGGCTTTGCCTATGCGCGCGACTTGCCGTTCTTAGGCGTCAATCACTTGGAAGGGCACATTGCTGCCGCGTTTCTCGATGCCGAAGAACCGCATTTCCCCTTCACGGCGTTGGTCGTATCCGGCGGTCACACCCACCTGTACGAAGTGCAGGATTTTTTCACCATGAAGTTGTTGGGACAAACCGTTGACGACGCCGCGGGCGAGGCTTTCGACAAAGTCGCCAAACTGTTGGGCCTGGATTTCCCCGGCGGTATCGCTATCGATCGCCTGGCCCGTGAGGGCGACGAACGCGCCTTCGATTTGCCGCGGCCGATGCTGCACAGTGGCGATTTAATGATGAGCTTCTCCGGCTTGAAGACCGCGGTGCGCCGCCTCGTCGAGCAAGCAGGCGGCCCCGACAAACTGCCGTTGGCCGATGTGGCCGCCTCCTTTCAAGCGGCGGTCGTCGATACCTTGGTGGCGAAAAGCGCTGCCGCGATGGAACGAGCCGAACACCGGCGACTCGTGATATGCGGCGGCGTGTCCGCCAACAGCCGACTACGTGCCGCTGCCGCCGAGGCGTGCGAGGCGCGCGGGCTTTCGCTGGTGATGCCCAGTCTCGCCTATTGCACCGACAACGCCGCCATGATCGCCGGTG